CTCGGTCGACGTGGATGAcccacttcttcctgtAGACCTAAAGACAAAAGTCAGACCaatccatctcccttcctGAACTCTCAACTGTCTACCAACCTGGGTGACCTTGCCCTCTCGGCCCTTGTACTTTCCTCGGACAATCAAAACCTCGTCGTCCTTCCTGATGGGGATGGATCGGGCCTATCAattcatcattcatcagtACACCGTATCTGAACACAAGGAGCGACCAAACTCACGTTGTGCTCCTTTCGGAGCTCCTTGGACAAGGGGGAAGACATCAGCTTCCTCTTGAGGCCGGAAGGGGCAGAGAAGTGCGCCTTGCGCGACTTGCGGCGGTCAGAAGCGAGGCCTATTCATTCAGAAGAGTTAGCGTATGTCCAAGGCAACACGTCAAGACATCTGGCTTGGGCAGGGTCGAGGCAGAGCAGAGTAGAGCAGAGCAGGCAGGTGCttcaagatggaagagaagataaCAGTGGCACGAGCCGTCTCCGAGACATCTTGTTGAGCAGATTGTCAGGACTGACGAGGTCGTACTGCTTGTCCATTGACGCTGAATCCTTGATTGGCAGGCAGCATATTGTTGAAAGCTTGCTGCTGTGACTGCACGGGCAGGGTGCAAGTGTTTCGGTCGATTTGTCGGAATTTTTTGGGCCCCCCACGGCTTCCCATCATGCCTCCAAACCTCTCACACTCGTTATCCCTCACATTTCTacctttccttgctgctgaaCACCAATTGTTGAAATACCATTGCCGAGTCGTACCACACCCCGCGAAGCACCATCGTGTGCTACCCAACCCTTGCCTAACACACTTGCTCGCTCGCCGTACTCATGCCCCCACAACCCACACCCAATCAATGTCTTGAACTAAGAATGACTCACCCAAAGAAGACGCCATTTTTCCTTATTTGTCGAGAAAGAATTTGAAGGTtaaaggagagagaaaagccAAAAACCTGGAAAATGCAACAAAGTCTCCAGCCAACTGCTCCCCCTTCTCGCGCATTTGCAGCAAGGGCCTCGCTGCGTACGAAACCCCGGCGATACCAGCCAAACGGCGATTTACGGACATTTGCCAAAGCGGGTAGAATGTGGCGCGACTagcaggaaggaagtgagggagggggaagagcTTAACGCCGATGGAACCGATAGCGGTCAAGACCGAACTTGGACAAATAAAGTCCATCATCCTTCCGGTTCCGCCTGTCGTTGGAGTTTTGCCCACGCACTACTGGCATGCATTTATTATTCCTCCTCCTACGTATGATGTAATTAACAACAGTCGAACATTTGAGTGTCGACCGCATCTTCCGTACTTCTATTCCCTCATTCTCCGCTCTCGTCCTCTCCGGATGGCCCAACATAACTATTGACCCCATactggatgatgatattattggatgatgacggaCTGTTGTCAGAACATCATGATACCGTGCGTTACTTGTCATTCGCTGCGGTACCTTTTGGTCATCTTTCGAGCGTCCATCTTCGGAATACCATTAAAACCTTTCAAATACATTACATATGAACAAACAAATGCAACATCATACACCAAGAGATAACCCAAACCTATGTAATATTGACATAAATATGATACAAATAGCGTATTCACCCTGCGCATCATCCCCTCTTGCCATTTATCCCCAAACAACGTCCACCAGTCCCCCACCCCACACATGCCCATCCCTCAACTTCCCTCCAGAACCTTCACTCCCCTTGGGCTGCACCCCTATCTGGATTATATACGTGATCGCAATCTCGGGGGTGCTGAAGCTCTGTATAAGCTTTGACTTTAGGTCTGATGATATACCCTCGGGTTGTCGAGGGTCTTGCCCGAATGGGTTCAGGTGGTGCTCATTTGCGCAGTTGGTAGATTGAGAAGAATGATTGGAGCGGAGGGTGAGGAGGCCGTGTAGCTGAATGTCGGTGGCTGAGAGGGATGAAAGTTGCGTTTGGGTAGATGAGGTGGATGCCGATGCAGTCGAGCTGGTGTTGATATGGGAGTCATGGCCACCGGGAGATGATGTATTGGTCACACATGAAGACAGAGAGTGCTCCGCTAtaggagatgaggagagcAAAGTATGATCAGTTCGGGGTGAAGATGCAAAAGTTGGGACAGTCCTGGATGCGGTTGTGGTTGTGGTTGTGGATACAGGACCTGACGGTGTTGAGCTTTTACGTCGAAATACGGATCCCACTTTTCCATCTACAAATGAAAACTTTCTTCCACGGCCTTGTTCTGTCCCACCGGCTTGTGAAGATGGCGTAGCCACCTGTCCGGGTCCATCACCGGACGAtgctttcctcctcttccctcttacccctttcttctccttttctttctccttttcccttctctctttctgtACTTCTCCCAAATCCACTTTCtcccctccatcttcccatACAAGCACCTGACTCGGTATCTCACTCTTCCGTACCTCTCTACCACTATCAACCCTCACAGTAGCCACACGCTGAAGCCGCACGATAATAGTGCTTTCCCGCGGGTCGGTAAAGTTCCTCAAGAACGAGCCTCCGGCTGGATGGTAAAAACGGAGGTGGAAAGGGATTGCCGGTGGTAGAGAGTTGCGGGGGATGTAGAGTATCATCGGGGAGGGAAGTAGAAGGGTGGCTTGGACAGGAGTAGGAtcggaggatgaaagaccACCGTTGAGAGGGATCGTTCGCCAACCGGGATTAAGTTGATCATCTAGCATGAGAGCACGTAACCGTCTTGGAGAGATGTAACTTCGAGGCTGATATACTATTGGAACCGTCAATCTGTTGAGTTGAACCAATCATATCAGCGCCGTACACTTCAACTTTAGAGCAAAAaggcttttttttggtgaCTCACTCTTCATTCATCCTCCAgcctcccttccttttcacctTCACCCTCAGCACATACTCAACCGCCGCTTGCAAACCAAGCTGCAAGACCTCACACGTCGGCGGTAGATCAATATCGTTGCTTTGCCAATGTGTTGTGGGCATCTGGATCTCaaaggggaaggtggtACCAGGTTCAATGAGTAGTTGGCCGTCTTTGGTGTGTTTGAGATGTTGCTGTTCGGTGGATTCGGAGGGAGGTGGGAATAACGTAACGGCAGAGCGGCCGAGGGGGTGAGTATCCATCATGTTGTACTGTCCTCTGGCGTAAAATACGGTTTTGACATATCCCAAAATCTACGATTACCCGTTAACTTTTAAACATTTTTTCACGCTGCCCGCACGTCAAAATGACAGACTCACTGCTACCTCAAGTCCCACAGCGTGGTCAATCCCTTTCACGACTATACTCCCTCTTACTATCCCTGCTCTTCCTATCTTGATGAACAAGGGGCCCGTATTGTTCGCATTCAATCGTCGAGCATTGGTACTCGTAATCGTCAAGTTCAACTTCTTACCGCCAGTCATTACACCAGATCTCTCACCAGTGACTTGATTGCTTTCTCCAGTCGCATCGGGTGTCTGAGAAGGTATCGGTAATGGTACAGGGCTGgctgcctcttctccgtcgaaaagagaagggttGAGTGAGATGGCATTGAAGAATGCCGATGCCGGATGGTCAGGCGAAAGGTGAGCGGTGGAGACTAGCATCAACTCGTCCGTCCTCACTTCTGGACTGTAAACAGGTGGTAACAGTGCTCCGGCTGGAGGACTCAATGTCTCGAGCACAGGAGGTTCCACTATCCCATCGGACACAGGTGTTCGGTGGTCTATGCCAGCGAAAGTGAAACGACGATCGGCACGTGCATTTTGAGGTGGTAGAAGaggttcttcttcatcactccCTGTGTCATGTCCTGCTGTGTCATTCACATGAGATTCTGGCTGTCCGCCTTCCCCCCTTTCTCCACGGAAGTCATCCGAGCCAAAATATTCTCTCATATAGGTATCTTCCCACTCATCCGATATCCTGTCTCCTGCAAAGAATGGGGAGGATATTCCCTGGGTCAGAGCCGATTCATAAGTGGGTATAGGCGCCGCAGTAGCCTGACTCTGGGCTGGGGTCGAGGCATTAAGAGTGTACCCAGGAAGTCTATCCTGTTCGCTCGCAGCATTGTCAATGCCCACTGGTTCGCTTGCCCGCCTTTCGACAGGAGGCGGTGATGAACACAACGGCGATGGGGGGGGTGATATTCTGGCacgacctcttccttcgtGAAACGAGAAAAGGCCGGGTGAGAAGACGCCATTCTCCGGTATAAAGGGCCCTCCGAAAGATGGGGCTGATGACAAACGATGCGATGCGCTAGAAGTGGGCGAAATGAGTTCTGATGAAGGTGCTTGGGTTGAGGAACCTGAGCGCGAGGAACGGAAGAAAGAGACCATAGGTTTGCGGTACAGTGATAGCGCAAGGAACGAACTTAGGTGGTAGAAATGCGATATACTACAAAGCGAAATGGGTGGGAAGAGAAACGTCAAGACAGATGAGGTTCTCAGGCTGTTTAAACTTCTGAAGACCTTGTGAATCAGGGAGTTCTCAAGTCTCGAGTCATACACCGGTTTAGTAAATCGTCGCCACTTTGGATATGTGGTGCTTATCTGCTTGGCCAGAAGTACGCAAGACTCAACGAACGCCGCCGTGCCTTGCTTCGATTATAGGTGATCAACTGTAAAAGAACTGAGTAACTGGGCAGCGGTGCTGGGAATTCTTGGAGTTCTGCACGCTCCGGTCTTTTGACTGCCGCTTTTTTCTTGGCCTATTTTGAGTGGCGATTTATGATATGTGGAGCAATATATGGATCCCTGAAATTTGTCCATTTTATTAATGGGATGCGGAAACATATTGGTTTAATTGAAGCCGTTATTTATTGTCTTTTTTTGAGGCAAGATGCAGATGGCATCAGACTACTCACCGTGGCGATAACTCCGCCGCCATgataataaataaaaaaattCAACTTGATCGGAACTCCGAATAAACTTTGCAGACGTCACGATCTTCTTTGGAATCCGCAAGAAAAAGGTCACCATCATCCGGTTGATTCCGACATCACCTGCTGCTGAGTGTGGCGTTCCAGACTCTTTTTCGGCGCGACTGTTTTTCAAGCCCATGCGGCGCATTCCGCTTACCATTTTTACGAAGAATTCAGGGATCTCGATCATCTGAGTTTCCCTTGTTTGGCCGATATGGAACGAAGTCAACACGGCATTCCCTTGAATTGATGGTGGATCACTTGTTTA
This window of the Cryptococcus neoformans var. neoformans B-3501A chromosome 2, whole genome shotgun sequence genome carries:
- a CDS encoding 60S ribosomal protein L26 (Match to ESTs gb|CF193321.1|CF193321, gb|CF192645.1|CF192645, gb|CF192580.1|CF192580; HMMPfam hit to KOW, KOW motif, score: 45.1, E(): 1.9e-10); translation: MLPANQGFSVNGQAVRPRLASDRRKSRKAHFSAPSGLKRKLMSSPLSKELRKEHNARSIPIRKDDEVLIVRGKYKGREGKVTQVYRKKWVIHVDRVHIEKSNAATSPVGIHPSNVVITSLKLDKDRRAILERKGSKKSGDVEMAE